One region of Halohasta litchfieldiae genomic DNA includes:
- the pfkB gene encoding 1-phosphofructokinase translates to MILTVTLNPAVDHTIQVESLPAPDTVARTDTAQFDAGGKGINVSQNLSALGAETLATGLVGDFLGDYITRALRAEGLDFEFVDIDGQTRLNTTILDSENEVEYKINHTGPTVDAGAIAAVIEILIEHDPSMVLVAGSLPPGLDSHAIDRIAEAGPWETVADVGGERLAQLDADYALCKPNRPELEAATGQSIDSLDDCIAAAHQLRSTGFDRVVTSLGSEGALLVGADETLHAEALAVDVVDTVGAGDAMVSGVLLELARGNDARRALQRGVAVASRMVTVPGTKLPAVDDLDDLTAQVEITTYEQ, encoded by the coding sequence ATGATACTCACCGTTACACTCAACCCAGCCGTCGACCACACGATCCAAGTCGAATCGCTGCCAGCCCCCGATACTGTCGCCCGAACCGACACCGCGCAGTTCGATGCCGGCGGGAAAGGCATCAACGTCTCCCAGAACCTCTCGGCCCTCGGCGCTGAGACGCTGGCGACCGGTCTCGTCGGCGACTTCCTTGGCGACTACATCACACGGGCGCTGCGAGCTGAGGGCCTTGATTTCGAGTTCGTCGACATCGATGGGCAAACACGACTCAACACGACGATTCTCGACTCCGAAAACGAGGTAGAGTATAAAATTAACCACACCGGACCGACGGTCGACGCCGGAGCGATTGCTGCTGTTATCGAGATCCTCATCGAACACGACCCCTCGATGGTGCTGGTGGCGGGGAGCCTCCCGCCGGGACTCGACTCCCACGCAATCGACCGCATTGCCGAGGCTGGACCGTGGGAGACCGTCGCCGACGTTGGCGGCGAGCGTCTCGCCCAACTCGACGCCGACTACGCGCTCTGTAAACCGAACCGGCCCGAACTCGAAGCCGCCACGGGGCAGAGTATCGACTCACTCGATGACTGTATCGCGGCCGCCCACCAGCTCCGGTCGACCGGCTTCGACCGCGTCGTGACCTCTCTCGGTAGCGAGGGCGCGCTGCTGGTTGGCGCGGACGAAACGCTTCACGCTGAGGCGCTCGCAGTCGATGTCGTCGACACCGTCGGTGCGGGTGATGCGATGGTCTCGGGTGTCCTGCTCGAACTCGCCCGTGGCAACGACGCCCGTAGAGCCCTCCAGCGTGGGGTCGCTGTCGCCTCCCGGATGGTGACTGTTCCGGGCACCAAACTCCCAGCGGTCGACGATCTCGACGATCTCACGGCGCAGGTCGAGATCACTACCTATGAGCAGTAA
- a CDS encoding class 1 fructose-bisphosphatase, with protein sequence MELSATQGPETRSEITHLVETVIEQLPEIKTILARERGTSGKTNPSGDTQKVADDKIDELLFDAMVDLDGFGEFLSEEREEIEQIGSGLSIATDPLDGSSNIQTNTTVGTIIGVYDAPLPAVGRDLIASVFVVFGPLTTVGVAANDELVEYIIQDGEIIEAEQLTMPAEDGIWSFSGQPTEWTPALRSYKEALSERYKLRYTGAMIADVRMLLSYGGLLGYPARSTKPDGVLRLQYESNPIAYAVECAGGAGSTGSQRILDLEPEGRHQRVPTYFGTESLIDELEDRLAADA encoded by the coding sequence ATGGAACTATCGGCTACTCAAGGGCCGGAAACGCGGAGCGAAATCACCCACCTCGTCGAGACGGTTATCGAGCAACTCCCGGAGATCAAGACCATACTGGCGAGAGAGCGCGGGACCAGTGGGAAAACAAATCCCAGTGGCGATACCCAGAAAGTCGCTGACGACAAGATCGACGAGCTCCTCTTCGATGCGATGGTCGACCTCGACGGCTTCGGAGAGTTCCTCAGCGAAGAACGCGAAGAGATCGAACAGATCGGCTCGGGGCTCTCGATTGCGACCGACCCGCTCGATGGCTCCTCGAACATCCAAACGAACACCACCGTCGGGACGATCATCGGCGTCTACGACGCCCCGTTGCCCGCTGTCGGACGTGATCTAATTGCGAGCGTTTTCGTGGTGTTCGGGCCACTGACGACGGTTGGGGTTGCGGCCAACGACGAACTCGTCGAGTACATCATTCAGGACGGCGAGATCATCGAGGCAGAACAACTCACGATGCCTGCGGAGGATGGCATCTGGAGCTTTTCGGGACAGCCGACCGAGTGGACGCCCGCACTGCGATCCTACAAGGAGGCACTGAGCGAACGATACAAACTCCGGTACACCGGGGCGATGATTGCCGACGTCAGGATGCTGCTTTCGTACGGTGGCCTGCTTGGCTACCCGGCACGGTCGACCAAGCCCGATGGGGTGCTCCGACTCCAGTACGAATCGAACCCGATTGCCTACGCCGTCGAGTGTGCCGGCGGCGCTGGGTCGACCGGCAGCCAGCGAATCCTCGATCTCGAACCCGAGGGACGCCACCAGCGCGTGCCGACCTACTTCGGCACCGAGTCGCTCATCGACGAACTCGAAGATCGACTCGCAGCCGACGCGTGA
- a CDS encoding PTS fructose transporter subunit IIC encodes MATKEQAKTRLRSDLTSVKEDLMTGVSYMIPFVTIGGIFLALGFMVAELPFTPGDTETVFETTGSLAWYFAEIGSLGLTIMIPILGAFIAYSIADKPGLAPGFILSYTIQQPQIIDAAGSFVGVNAEGAVAGFLGAIVAGLLAGYVARWMKGWSVPTVVKPMMPILVIPIITTALLIPVVVFALGVPIALVDSALTATLEGMQGANAALLGLILGAMMAFDMGGPVNKVAYVFGTVLVADGIYGPMAAVMIAGMTPPLGLALSYFIAPHKYPDQMRESAVAAVPMGLSFITEGAIPFAASDPLRVIPSIVVGSATAGATAMALGVTMPAPHGGIFVVILSNSILGFLGAIALGTAVTAVLVTLLKPDHTETEATTTTSSSQTA; translated from the coding sequence ATGGCAACAAAAGAACAAGCAAAAACCCGACTCAGGTCAGATCTCACATCAGTAAAGGAAGACCTCATGACAGGGGTCTCGTATATGATCCCGTTTGTCACGATTGGTGGGATCTTCCTCGCACTGGGGTTCATGGTTGCCGAGTTGCCGTTTACCCCCGGAGATACCGAAACTGTCTTCGAGACCACCGGCTCGCTGGCGTGGTATTTCGCGGAGATCGGGAGCCTCGGACTGACGATCATGATCCCGATCTTGGGCGCGTTCATCGCCTACTCGATTGCGGACAAGCCCGGTCTCGCACCGGGGTTCATCCTCTCGTATACGATCCAACAGCCCCAGATTATCGACGCAGCGGGCAGTTTCGTCGGCGTCAACGCGGAAGGAGCTGTCGCTGGCTTCCTCGGTGCGATTGTCGCCGGGTTGCTGGCTGGCTACGTCGCTCGGTGGATGAAAGGATGGAGTGTCCCCACCGTCGTCAAGCCGATGATGCCAATTCTCGTGATTCCGATCATCACGACTGCACTGCTCATCCCGGTGGTCGTTTTCGCCCTCGGGGTCCCCATCGCGCTGGTCGACAGCGCGCTAACGGCGACACTCGAAGGAATGCAGGGCGCAAACGCGGCCCTCCTTGGCCTCATCCTCGGTGCGATGATGGCCTTCGACATGGGTGGGCCAGTCAACAAAGTCGCCTACGTGTTCGGAACTGTGCTCGTCGCTGACGGGATCTACGGCCCGATGGCGGCGGTGATGATCGCCGGGATGACACCGCCGCTCGGACTTGCCCTGTCGTATTTCATCGCGCCACACAAGTACCCCGACCAGATGCGAGAGAGCGCCGTCGCCGCCGTGCCGATGGGACTGTCCTTTATCACTGAGGGCGCGATTCCGTTTGCGGCATCCGATCCCCTGCGTGTGATTCCGAGCATCGTCGTCGGCAGTGCGACCGCCGGAGCCACCGCAATGGCACTCGGTGTGACGATGCCAGCCCCCCACGGTGGCATCTTCGTTGTCATCCTCTCGAATAGCATCCTCGGCTTCCTCGGGGCGATTGCACTCGGAACAGCCGTCACCGCCGTTCTGGTCACGCTGCTCAAACCGGACCACACCGAAACCGAAGCAACAACAACCACATCGTCGAGTCAGACCGCCTAA
- a CDS encoding PTS sugar transporter subunit IIA codes for MAHHDHKPLTTDLIDLDHEPETKPEAIEQLLDLAVDAGRVNDREQALTDLHAREKEATTGVGMGIGIPHAKSSAVEAPTIAFTRSSEGIDFDAMDDEPATLIFMLLVPAAGGEEHLQMLSSLSRSLMHEETRTALQKAESPERVESIILEAVEQ; via the coding sequence ATGGCACACCACGACCACAAACCACTCACGACCGACCTGATCGATCTCGACCACGAACCGGAAACCAAACCCGAAGCTATCGAACAGCTACTCGACCTTGCAGTCGACGCAGGCCGCGTCAACGACCGCGAGCAGGCGCTTACAGATCTCCACGCACGCGAGAAAGAGGCGACCACCGGCGTCGGCATGGGAATCGGCATCCCCCACGCCAAGAGCAGTGCAGTCGAGGCCCCCACGATTGCATTCACGCGCTCGTCGGAGGGAATCGATTTCGACGCGATGGACGACGAGCCAGCAACGCTGATCTTCATGTTGTTGGTCCCCGCGGCGGGTGGCGAGGAACATCTCCAGATGCTCAGTTCGCTCTCGCGGTCGCTGATGCACGAGGAGACACGAACCGCCCTGCAGAAGGCCGAGTCGCCCGAACGCGTCGAATCGATCATTCTGGAGGCAGTCGAACAATGA
- a CDS encoding HPr family phosphocarrier protein: MERTITVVPEDGLHARPASQVVEAANSYESKVTVGPAGSDGVDAASMLAVTGLGVGPGDEVDITADGPDEEAAIDDLEEILTTPEHGDNGEEQ; the protein is encoded by the coding sequence ATCGAACGAACGATCACTGTCGTCCCCGAAGACGGTCTCCATGCCCGGCCCGCCTCGCAAGTCGTCGAAGCCGCAAACAGCTACGAGAGCAAGGTCACTGTCGGCCCAGCCGGCAGCGATGGCGTCGACGCTGCCAGCATGCTCGCAGTAACTGGGCTGGGTGTCGGTCCCGGCGACGAGGTCGACATCACGGCCGACGGCCCCGACGAGGAGGCTGCTATCGACGATCTTGAAGAAATACTAACCACTCCAGAACACGGCGACAACGGTGAGGAGCAATGA
- a CDS encoding PTS fructose transporter subunit IIB has protein sequence MKFVAITACPTGIAHSQMAAENLQNTAEERGHDIHVEIHGAMGTENEISDDTLAAADAVIIAADTGVSQDRFGNHIVVKGTVKDGVNDAGGLIDEAVERVQDGATAADPTDAADEASTESTAAETEETDHPAEPDSATEPDSASDNDTGVIARLRRLFS, from the coding sequence ATGAAATTCGTTGCAATCACCGCCTGTCCAACCGGAATCGCCCACAGCCAGATGGCTGCTGAAAACCTCCAAAATACGGCCGAAGAGCGAGGCCACGACATCCACGTCGAAATCCACGGCGCGATGGGAACTGAAAACGAGATCTCGGACGATACTCTTGCGGCTGCTGACGCCGTGATCATTGCCGCCGACACCGGCGTCTCACAGGATCGCTTCGGGAACCATATCGTCGTCAAGGGAACGGTCAAAGACGGCGTCAACGACGCCGGCGGCCTCATCGATGAGGCCGTCGAGCGCGTTCAGGACGGTGCCACAGCCGCCGACCCAACGGACGCGGCGGATGAGGCTTCCACCGAGTCGACCGCAGCAGAGACGGAGGAAACGGACCACCCCGCCGAACCCGACTCGGCGACAGAACCCGACTCGGCGTCCGACAACGACACCGGGGTGATCGCCCGTCTCAGGCGGCTGTTCTCCTGA
- the ptsP gene encoding phosphoenolpyruvate--protein phosphotransferase — MTVDETQSTPESVSGVSVTPLSGLGTVRWYRPEGHPSPEDASAGSPEEEQQRFDDARQLARDELERERERTAERVGDEEAAVFDAHLKFLEDPQLIEGIGDEIDAGEAAELAVDRAYGDAIEQFEGMDGLMAERADDLRDIRDRLLRLLSGGERIDLTALPEGTILLAERLTPSDTAQLDPEAVAGFATVTGGRTSHVAIFARSLGIPAIVGAGDDLLNIPEGTAVAVDAENESVVVDPDEEVRERVTAGRDVTVREERVETRDGKEIEVAANIGTTAEIDGAIGQGADGVGLFRTEFLFLDRESPPDEDEQFETYVDALEAFPEGRVVVRTLDIGGDKPIPYLELPEEENPFLGDRGIRRSLGDDAHLFESQLRALLRAAGATDGTLSVMFPLVATVDELTAALDEVDRVAEDLADEGTEYAVPELGVMVETPAAVMMAEEFAERVDFLSIGTNDLAQYVMAADRENDAVAHLHNPQQPAVLRAIRRSVEAAHEHGAWIGMCGEMAGDPASTELLVGLGLDELSMSAVTVPAVKANITEIDSTDAAAVADQALTAATKQHVTDTIDQ, encoded by the coding sequence ATGACTGTCGACGAGACACAGTCGACGCCGGAGTCGGTCTCGGGTGTCAGCGTCACGCCGCTGTCTGGACTTGGAACCGTCCGTTGGTACCGGCCCGAAGGACATCCGAGTCCCGAAGACGCCTCGGCTGGCTCTCCCGAGGAGGAACAGCAGCGGTTTGACGATGCCCGCCAACTGGCTCGTGACGAACTCGAACGCGAGCGGGAACGTACCGCGGAGCGAGTCGGTGACGAGGAGGCCGCCGTCTTCGATGCCCACCTCAAGTTCCTCGAAGACCCCCAACTCATCGAGGGGATTGGCGACGAAATCGACGCGGGCGAGGCCGCGGAGTTGGCCGTCGACCGGGCGTACGGCGACGCTATCGAACAGTTCGAAGGGATGGACGGTCTCATGGCCGAACGCGCCGACGACCTACGAGATATTCGGGACCGACTGCTCCGATTGCTGTCGGGCGGCGAGCGAATCGATCTGACAGCCCTCCCCGAGGGGACGATCCTGCTTGCGGAGCGACTCACGCCGAGCGACACCGCACAGCTCGATCCCGAGGCAGTAGCCGGGTTTGCCACCGTTACCGGAGGTCGAACCTCACACGTCGCCATCTTCGCCCGTTCGTTGGGCATCCCCGCGATTGTCGGTGCTGGCGATGATCTGTTGAACATCCCCGAGGGCACGGCGGTCGCTGTCGACGCCGAGAACGAATCGGTCGTCGTCGACCCCGATGAAGAGGTCCGCGAACGCGTCACTGCTGGCCGCGACGTGACTGTCCGCGAGGAACGCGTCGAAACGAGGGATGGCAAAGAGATCGAGGTCGCTGCAAACATCGGGACGACGGCCGAAATCGACGGCGCAATCGGGCAGGGAGCCGACGGCGTCGGGCTGTTCCGGACCGAGTTTCTCTTTCTCGACCGCGAGTCGCCGCCCGACGAGGACGAGCAGTTCGAAACCTACGTCGACGCCCTCGAAGCCTTCCCCGAGGGCCGGGTCGTCGTCCGCACCCTCGACATCGGCGGCGACAAACCGATTCCCTACCTTGAGCTTCCCGAAGAGGAAAACCCCTTCTTGGGTGATCGTGGGATTCGTCGCTCGCTCGGCGACGACGCCCATCTCTTCGAGAGCCAACTCCGGGCGCTGCTGCGTGCTGCAGGAGCAACCGACGGGACGCTATCAGTCATGTTCCCGTTGGTTGCGACCGTCGACGAACTCACTGCAGCACTCGACGAGGTCGACCGCGTTGCCGAGGACCTCGCTGATGAAGGCACCGAGTATGCGGTTCCCGAACTCGGCGTGATGGTCGAGACGCCCGCGGCCGTCATGATGGCCGAGGAGTTCGCCGAGCGCGTCGACTTCCTCTCGATTGGCACCAACGACCTCGCACAGTACGTGATGGCTGCCGACCGCGAGAACGACGCCGTTGCCCACCTGCATAATCCACAACAGCCAGCCGTGTTGCGGGCGATTCGGCGGAGCGTCGAAGCCGCCCACGAGCATGGCGCGTGGATCGGCATGTGCGGCGAGATGGCCGGTGATCCGGCGTCGACGGAACTGCTGGTCGGCCTCGGACTCGACGAACTCTCGATGAGTGCGGTCACCGTCCCGGCGGTCAAAGCCAACATAACCGAAATCGACAGCACAGACGCTGCTGCCGTGGCCGATCAGGCGCTCACGGCAGCGACGAAACAGCACGTCACAGACACCATAGACCAATGA
- the ppsA gene encoding phosphoenolpyruvate synthase gives MTTQWLENTRSTDLETVGGKGASLGELTDAGLPVPPGFVVTAETYRTFLETAGIETKLFEEILAVDADDSAGLAAAAAEARDLIRDTPLPETVREDILTAYRELGEQSDSETNGQGSEPFVAVRSSATAEDLPDASFAGQHETFLNVTEEDLVERVKACWASLFSERAVHYRNNNGFDHASVDIAVVVQQMVDAEKSGVMFTCHPSTGDRQMIIESAWGLGEAVVSGAVSPDHYVIDPDTAEIVESTIADKKQQMIKDPETGETALQPVDAERRTARVVTDEEIEQLIELGRLVEDHYGEPQDVEWAIVDGEVFMLQSRPITTIDTGPEREGVSETADAPTVDGGLSSDEQQAAALEESTEEADEVLVRGVSASPGKGSGEVRIIKKLDHLDQVTDGDIIVSKMTMPDMVPAMKRAAAIITDEGGMTSHASIVSREMGVPAVVGTRDATQVLTDGQLVTVDGDMGVVREGGPAEEDDESAIQPDPVESVRPQTPVKPMTATEVKVNLSIPEAAERAEATGADGVGLLRIEHMVISLGKTPEQYIEDHGEDAYISELVDGIRTVAEEFYPRPVRARTLDAPTDEFRELKGGTDEPHEHNPMLGYRGIRRSLDKPDPFRCELAAFKRLFDVGYDNVELMLPLVNDAEDVERAKLLMEDVGIDPEKVRWGVMVETPASALLIEEIAAAGIDFVSFGTNDLTQYTLAVDRNNQHVVDRFDELHPGVLKLIESTIETCRELGVDTSICGQAASKPPMVDFLVEQGVSSISANIDAVRDVQHEVKRMEQKLLLDSVR, from the coding sequence ATGACGACACAATGGCTCGAAAACACGCGGTCGACCGATCTGGAGACAGTCGGCGGGAAGGGAGCCTCGCTGGGCGAGTTGACCGATGCGGGGCTGCCCGTACCGCCGGGATTCGTCGTGACCGCCGAGACGTACCGCACGTTCCTCGAAACCGCCGGGATCGAGACGAAGCTGTTCGAGGAGATCCTAGCGGTCGACGCCGACGATTCGGCGGGGCTTGCGGCCGCCGCTGCCGAAGCCCGCGACCTGATTCGGGACACCCCGCTCCCGGAGACGGTTCGTGAGGACATTCTCACCGCCTACAGGGAACTGGGTGAGCAGTCCGACAGCGAGACCAATGGGCAGGGCAGCGAGCCGTTCGTCGCCGTTCGCTCGTCGGCGACCGCCGAGGATCTGCCCGATGCCTCGTTTGCCGGCCAGCACGAAACGTTCCTCAACGTCACCGAGGAGGACCTCGTTGAACGCGTCAAAGCGTGTTGGGCCTCGCTGTTTTCCGAGCGGGCGGTTCATTACCGAAACAACAACGGGTTCGATCACGCGTCGGTCGACATTGCGGTCGTCGTCCAGCAGATGGTCGACGCCGAGAAATCCGGCGTGATGTTCACCTGCCATCCCTCGACGGGCGACCGACAGATGATCATCGAATCCGCGTGGGGACTCGGCGAAGCCGTCGTTTCGGGGGCCGTCTCACCGGACCACTACGTCATCGATCCCGACACGGCCGAAATCGTCGAGTCGACCATCGCCGACAAGAAACAGCAGATGATCAAAGACCCCGAGACGGGCGAAACCGCCCTCCAGCCGGTCGACGCCGAGCGGCGAACGGCTCGTGTAGTCACCGACGAAGAGATCGAACAACTGATCGAACTCGGCAGGCTTGTCGAAGATCATTACGGCGAGCCCCAAGATGTGGAGTGGGCCATCGTTGATGGGGAAGTATTCATGCTCCAGTCCCGGCCGATCACGACTATCGACACCGGCCCGGAACGGGAGGGCGTCTCGGAGACGGCCGACGCGCCAACCGTCGACGGCGGCCTCTCCAGCGACGAACAGCAGGCGGCCGCACTGGAGGAGTCGACCGAGGAAGCCGACGAGGTCCTCGTTCGTGGCGTGAGCGCAAGCCCCGGTAAAGGATCGGGTGAAGTTAGAATTATCAAAAAACTCGACCACCTCGACCAGGTGACCGACGGCGACATCATCGTTAGCAAGATGACGATGCCGGATATGGTGCCCGCGATGAAGCGCGCGGCGGCAATCATCACCGACGAGGGCGGGATGACCTCTCATGCCTCGATTGTCTCTCGCGAGATGGGTGTCCCCGCAGTCGTCGGCACCCGCGATGCGACACAGGTGTTAACAGACGGCCAACTGGTCACCGTCGACGGCGATATGGGCGTCGTCCGTGAGGGTGGTCCTGCTGAGGAAGACGACGAGTCAGCGATCCAGCCCGACCCGGTCGAATCAGTCCGCCCTCAGACGCCGGTCAAACCGATGACCGCCACGGAAGTCAAAGTCAACCTCTCGATTCCCGAGGCCGCCGAGCGCGCCGAAGCAACCGGGGCTGATGGGGTGGGACTCCTGCGAATCGAACACATGGTGATCTCGCTTGGCAAGACGCCCGAGCAGTATATCGAAGATCACGGCGAGGATGCCTACATCAGCGAACTCGTCGACGGGATTCGGACGGTCGCCGAGGAGTTCTACCCCCGGCCAGTCCGCGCACGGACGCTCGATGCCCCAACTGACGAGTTCCGTGAACTCAAGGGCGGCACCGACGAACCACACGAACACAATCCGATGTTGGGCTACCGGGGGATTCGTCGCAGCCTCGACAAACCCGACCCGTTCCGGTGTGAGCTGGCCGCCTTTAAACGGCTGTTCGATGTGGGTTACGACAACGTCGAACTCATGTTGCCGCTGGTCAACGACGCCGAAGACGTCGAGCGGGCGAAACTGCTGATGGAAGACGTCGGCATCGACCCCGAGAAGGTCCGGTGGGGCGTGATGGTCGAAACGCCCGCCAGCGCGCTGTTGATCGAGGAAATCGCCGCCGCTGGCATCGATTTCGTCTCCTTCGGCACCAACGACCTCACCCAATACACGCTGGCGGTCGACCGCAACAACCAGCACGTCGTCGACCGGTTTGACGAACTCCACCCTGGCGTGCTGAAGCTGATCGAGTCGACCATCGAGACCTGCCGCGAACTCGGCGTCGACACGAGTATCTGCGGCCAAGCCGCCTCGAAACCCCCGATGGTCGACTTCCTCGTCGAACAGGGCGTGAGTTCGATCAGCGCGAATATCGACGCGGTGCGGGATGTCCAACACGAAGTCAAACGGATGGAACAGAAACTGCTGCTGGACTCAGTCCGTTAA
- a CDS encoding 2-oxoacid:ferredoxin oxidoreductase subunit beta, with protein MSSDVRFTDFKSDKQPTWCPGCGDFGTMNGMMKALANTGNDPDNTFVVAGIGCSGKIGTYMHSYALHGVHGRALPVGTGVKLANPNLEVMVAGGDGDGYSIGVGHFIHAVRRNVDMTYIVMDNRIYGLTKGQASPTSREDFETSTTPDGPKQPPVNPLALALSAGATFIAQSFSSDAMRHAEIVQEAIEHDGFGFVNVFSPCVTFNDVDTYDYFRDSLVDVADTDHDRSDYDAAKEIIMDMDKEYQGVLYQNEAADSYEQSHGVTENTAEIPDGAPEGAMDLVREFY; from the coding sequence ATGAGCTCAGACGTTCGATTCACGGATTTCAAATCCGACAAACAACCGACTTGGTGTCCCGGCTGCGGTGACTTCGGGACGATGAACGGCATGATGAAAGCACTCGCCAACACCGGCAACGACCCCGATAACACCTTCGTGGTCGCCGGGATCGGCTGTTCCGGAAAGATCGGCACCTACATGCACAGCTACGCGCTCCACGGTGTCCACGGCCGCGCGCTGCCTGTCGGCACGGGTGTCAAACTCGCCAACCCGAACCTCGAAGTGATGGTTGCGGGTGGCGACGGTGACGGCTACTCTATCGGTGTGGGCCACTTCATCCACGCCGTCCGGCGCAACGTCGACATGACTTACATCGTGATGGACAACCGGATCTACGGCCTCACGAAGGGGCAGGCCTCGCCAACGTCGCGCGAGGACTTCGAGACCTCTACCACGCCCGACGGCCCGAAACAGCCACCCGTGAATCCGCTTGCGCTGGCGCTGTCTGCGGGAGCCACGTTCATTGCCCAGTCCTTTTCCTCGGATGCGATGCGGCACGCCGAGATCGTCCAGGAGGCAATCGAACACGACGGGTTCGGCTTCGTCAACGTCTTCAGTCCGTGTGTGACGTTCAACGACGTCGACACCTACGACTACTTCCGCGATTCGCTCGTGGATGTCGCAGACACTGACCACGACCGCAGCGACTACGACGCCGCCAAGGAGATCATTATGGATATGGACAAGGAGTATCAGGGTGTGCTCTACCAGAACGAGGCCGCGGACTCCTACGAGCAGTCCCACGGCGTCACCGAAAACACCGCCGAGATTCCCGACGGTGCACCGGAGGGCGCGATGGATCTCGTCCGCGAGTTCTACTGA